Proteins from one Lachnospiraceae bacterium KGMB03038 genomic window:
- a CDS encoding metallopeptidase yields the protein MRDRENDIVEQLEQIGRQILIVSRNELYLSMRFLDVALSSFTFVLDEGIGTIGTDGFSIFYGPAWLGGMFRENPVFVNRAYLHMALHGIFRHMTGRGGRQKRYYDLACDIAVESVIDGMTCRCVRQPRSFLRRETYRKLEEAMKVLTAGKICQCLLSWDLSETKLERLEAEFQVDSHLYWPEDDPKKRQQIENQWQDISEKTEMEMEGFSSEASSQSGNLAKQIKVENRQRFDYRKFLRKFAVLREEMAVDPDSFDYVFYSYGLRLYGNLPLIEPQEWKEEKKIEEFAVVIDTSMSCSGELVRKFLEETYTVLSEENSFFRKVNIHIIQCDEEIQTDVTITKAKDLAAYMEQLELKGEGGTDFRPAFAYVDRLREEQAFSNLKGLIYFTDGKGIYPEKMPPYETAFVFLEEDYEDREVPPWAMKLILEEEDLDRKDLEERRRKGEDYAY from the coding sequence ATGAGAGACAGAGAGAACGATATAGTGGAACAATTGGAGCAGATCGGACGTCAGATCCTTATCGTTTCCAGAAATGAACTGTATCTTTCGATGCGATTTTTGGACGTGGCTTTAAGCAGCTTTACTTTTGTGCTGGATGAAGGGATAGGCACCATTGGAACAGACGGCTTTTCCATCTTTTACGGGCCTGCCTGGCTGGGCGGGATGTTCCGGGAGAATCCCGTCTTCGTAAACCGGGCGTATCTGCACATGGCGCTGCATGGAATCTTCCGGCATATGACCGGGAGAGGGGGAAGGCAGAAGAGATACTATGATCTGGCCTGTGATATCGCGGTGGAATCTGTGATCGATGGAATGACCTGCCGCTGTGTGCGCCAGCCCCGGTCGTTCCTTCGCAGGGAGACGTACCGGAAGCTGGAAGAGGCTATGAAGGTACTGACAGCCGGAAAGATCTGTCAATGCCTGTTGTCCTGGGATCTGTCGGAAACAAAGCTGGAACGGCTGGAAGCGGAGTTCCAGGTGGACAGCCACCTATACTGGCCGGAAGATGATCCAAAGAAGCGTCAGCAGATTGAGAATCAATGGCAGGATATCAGCGAGAAGACCGAGATGGAAATGGAAGGGTTTTCCAGTGAAGCGTCCTCCCAGTCAGGCAATCTGGCCAAACAGATCAAGGTGGAGAACCGGCAGCGGTTTGACTATCGGAAGTTCCTGCGTAAATTCGCGGTCCTCAGGGAAGAGATGGCGGTGGATCCGGACTCCTTTGATTATGTATTCTACAGCTATGGACTGCGGCTGTATGGAAATCTTCCATTGATCGAGCCCCAGGAGTGGAAAGAAGAAAAGAAGATCGAAGAGTTTGCGGTAGTCATCGATACTTCCATGTCCTGTTCCGGAGAACTGGTGCGCAAATTTCTGGAAGAGACTTATACCGTTCTAAGTGAAGAGAATAGTTTCTTTCGAAAGGTTAACATCCATATCATTCAGTGCGACGAAGAGATCCAGACTGATGTGACGATCACGAAGGCGAAAGATCTGGCCGCGTATATGGAGCAGTTGGAATTAAAGGGAGAAGGCGGAACAGATTTCCGGCCGGCTTTTGCCTATGTGGACAGGCTTCGTGAGGAGCAGGCATTTTCGAACCTGAAAGGCCTTATATATTTTACAGACGGGAAAGGAATCTATCCGGAGAAAATGCCGCCCTATGAAACGGCCTTTGTATTCCTGGAGGAAGATTATGAGGACAGAGAAGTTCCTCCCTGGGCGATGAAGCTGATCTTGGAGGAGGAGGATCTAGACAGAAAAGATCTGGAAGAACGAAGAAGAAAAGGAGAAGATTATGCATATTAA
- a CDS encoding AAA family ATPase, with protein sequence MHIKRAKQEIKDSIEAYLKKDAYGEYVIPSIRQRPLLLMGPPGIGKTQIMEQVARECGIALVSYTITHHTRQSAIGLPFIKERMFGGTAYQITEYTMSEIIASVYEKMEKTGLKEGILFIDEINCVSETLAPAMLQFLQCKTFGNQKVPEGWIIAAAGNPPEYNRSVREFDVVTLDRIKRIDVEENYDVWKEYAYKVGIHPAILSYLDLKREHFYRMETTPDGKAFATARGWEDLSELLKVYESLGKKVDREVVHQYIQHWKIAKDFAVYLELYEKYQKDYGLEDIFKGQWEKGTLEKLSYAAFDERLSVVGMLSGRLQEFFRRYGFLDAYVTRLYETVKRAQKEMKHMEQICREEEETYEKLRAAEQLTREEDHLWRKVLDTLEDWKRLVKEEHLSGEDALGLVRERFQREASRRQEAVDETEEALDHVFDFLEAAFGDSQEMVVFVTDLNTNAYSIQYLKENDCPKYYRYNKRLLFDEQREEILSQMDGVEDRLIDLDRKRGV encoded by the coding sequence ATGCATATTAAACGAGCCAAGCAGGAAATCAAAGATTCGATAGAGGCATATCTGAAAAAGGATGCTTACGGGGAGTATGTGATCCCATCCATCCGCCAGAGACCGCTGCTCTTGATGGGGCCTCCGGGGATCGGGAAGACCCAGATCATGGAGCAGGTTGCAAGAGAATGCGGCATTGCCCTGGTTTCTTACACCATCACCCATCATACCCGGCAGAGCGCCATTGGCCTGCCGTTTATCAAGGAGCGGATGTTTGGGGGGACCGCTTATCAGATCACTGAGTATACCATGAGCGAGATCATCGCTTCTGTATATGAGAAAATGGAGAAGACAGGATTGAAAGAGGGGATCCTGTTCATCGACGAGATCAACTGTGTGTCGGAAACACTGGCCCCGGCTATGCTGCAGTTCCTGCAGTGCAAGACCTTTGGAAACCAGAAAGTGCCGGAAGGATGGATCATCGCGGCGGCGGGAAATCCACCGGAGTATAACCGGTCGGTCCGGGAGTTCGATGTGGTGACTCTGGACCGGATCAAGCGCATCGATGTGGAAGAAAATTATGACGTGTGGAAGGAGTACGCCTATAAGGTCGGTATCCATCCAGCCATCCTTTCTTATCTGGATCTGAAGAGAGAGCATTTCTACCGGATGGAGACGACACCGGATGGAAAAGCGTTTGCTACGGCAAGAGGCTGGGAGGATCTTTCTGAGCTTTTGAAGGTCTATGAGTCTCTGGGAAAGAAGGTGGACCGGGAGGTGGTCCATCAGTATATCCAGCACTGGAAGATCGCCAAGGATTTCGCGGTATACCTGGAACTTTATGAGAAATACCAGAAGGATTACGGTCTGGAAGATATTTTCAAAGGCCAGTGGGAGAAAGGAACTTTGGAGAAGCTTTCTTACGCCGCTTTTGATGAACGGCTCAGCGTGGTGGGAATGCTGTCCGGGAGACTCCAGGAATTCTTCCGCCGGTATGGGTTCCTGGACGCCTATGTGACCCGGCTTTACGAGACGGTAAAACGGGCGCAGAAAGAGATGAAACATATGGAGCAGATATGCAGGGAGGAAGAGGAAACTTACGAGAAGCTGCGCGCGGCAGAGCAGCTTACCAGAGAAGAAGACCATCTCTGGCGGAAGGTACTGGATACCCTGGAAGACTGGAAACGGCTGGTAAAAGAGGAACATTTGTCAGGGGAAGACGCTTTGGGGCTGGTCAGGGAACGGTTTCAAAGGGAAGCATCCCGCCGCCAGGAGGCTGTGGATGAGACGGAGGAAGCGCTGGACCATGTGTTTGATTTCCTGGAAGCGGCCTTTGGAGACAGCCAGGAGATGGTGGTGTTCGTGACAGATCTGAATACGAATGCTTACAGTATCCAGTATTTGAAAGAAAATGACTGCCCAAAGTATTACCGCTATAATAAACGGCTTCTGTTTGATGAGCAAAGAGAAGAAATACTTTCCCAGATGGATGGGGTGGAAGACAGGCTGATTGACTTAGATAGGAAGAGGGGAGTATAA
- a CDS encoding N-acetylmuramoyl-L-alanine amidase, which yields MKTRTKILLLAGAGILLLGIGIFAGWHLSRQQNSGEWKEEAKKQVKEETDMTEKQKVRVEEIGFSRISGQEIQIQWPDRWEPYVEEYQIQRRKSGEDTWQQVGTLASDQRVEDTALAWVDTLEESAVQQYEYRVDVKVTDPEKYQAEEGKTVMASNLLVCIDPGHYSGKNTVESGTAYAEGDFTLQLAKELSGVLKEDYGVTSILTRDSGSISIDGYTDNALDSGHISLRGEYAEGTDLFLSIHTNANLEGANGCETEEQPISINKPILILNEIACEQEQAVKVANGIGSHLAETSYQLGIAAVGTFCAVEESGQIREWTDAYNDQTDVEGTVCRRSGEHGDYYGVLRGAANVGVPGMIIEHGFHTVPEMRQMAAAGELAGAWARADAEGIAEGFGFEKYLETKQE from the coding sequence ATGAAGACAAGAACCAAAATACTGCTCCTGGCGGGAGCCGGTATCCTGCTCCTTGGGATCGGGATTTTCGCGGGCTGGCATTTGAGCCGTCAGCAAAATAGCGGAGAATGGAAAGAAGAGGCAAAGAAGCAGGTAAAAGAAGAAACGGATATGACAGAGAAGCAGAAAGTCCGGGTGGAAGAGATCGGATTTTCCAGGATCTCCGGCCAGGAGATCCAGATCCAGTGGCCGGACCGGTGGGAGCCTTACGTAGAGGAATATCAGATCCAGCGGCGGAAGAGCGGAGAGGATACCTGGCAGCAGGTAGGGACTCTGGCCTCTGATCAGAGGGTAGAGGATACGGCGCTTGCCTGGGTGGACACTCTTGAGGAAAGCGCCGTCCAGCAATATGAATACCGCGTGGATGTAAAAGTGACGGATCCAGAGAAGTATCAGGCGGAAGAAGGGAAAACGGTAATGGCCAGCAATCTTCTGGTGTGTATCGATCCGGGACATTACAGCGGGAAGAATACGGTGGAAAGTGGAACTGCCTATGCGGAAGGGGATTTCACCCTGCAGCTTGCAAAAGAACTTTCGGGAGTTTTGAAGGAAGACTATGGGGTGACTTCTATATTGACGAGAGACTCCGGAAGCATTTCTATAGACGGGTATACAGATAATGCTTTGGATTCTGGCCACATCAGTCTGAGAGGGGAATACGCGGAAGGGACAGACTTGTTTCTTTCGATCCATACCAACGCAAATTTGGAAGGGGCCAATGGCTGTGAGACGGAAGAGCAGCCCATTTCTATCAATAAGCCGATTCTGATCCTGAATGAAATTGCCTGTGAGCAGGAGCAGGCGGTGAAAGTCGCAAATGGGATCGGAAGTCATCTGGCGGAAACCAGTTATCAACTGGGGATCGCGGCGGTGGGTACGTTCTGTGCCGTCGAGGAAAGCGGGCAGATCCGGGAGTGGACGGATGCTTACAATGACCAGACGGATGTGGAAGGAACGGTATGCCGCAGGAGCGGAGAACACGGAGATTATTACGGAGTGCTCAGAGGAGCCGCGAATGTGGGGGTGCCGGGGATGATCATCGAGCATGGATTCCATACAGTACCGGAAATGCGCCAGATGGCGGCGGCAGGAGAACTGGCGGGAGCCTGGGCGAGAGCAGACGCGGAAGGAATCGCGGAAGGATTTGGATTCGAGAAATATCTGGAAACAAAACAGGAATAA
- a CDS encoding VWA domain-containing protein, protein MFCGNCGHKLQDDSIFCPNCGARVDGEETPVGAGQPEKAVLPKAERKPAAKNKNKKHSKKPVIAAVIAAALLVLALGGGTVYATAGLSMQKDRALDKIKDCGFPEYEEEAKSAAEQWDGLGILDIGEKQDVIQELKSVQKDLDSFIEDQIKFYESVDMSEAEEAEVSSYESEMKTIGQLTKSDDRDYGAIKEAFDKVDDAVYMYIESENELNVEVQQVDASEFPKVRLYVNVEDPSTGEVPENLDEAMFYIRKEDANAKFVRQTVTEVNQLNEAEALKVDMVADVSGSMSGSPLDEAKSIMNNFINSVQFDAGDLVELTSFATGVRLEQEFCDDPALLTQKVNQLDTGDMTSLYDALYTAVERVAAQTGARCVIAFTDGNDNYSNCTQEDVIQVANRYHVPVFIIGIGSIDASEINYIAEQTGGAYYSVNDVYSMESIYQEIYEMEKELYLLEFEDSTGATVDDEANIQVGYHTQEYGGECDYTYQPNVLLSAKSADIYTDGPEAVVEQYLKNFPAAVTNSDFSLIADYMKAGSDIYNEQEKYVQRDITEQLDTYELTDVTYSDENNCVISTRETYYVQVEGKALQLMTQECQYALEKTGDKWEMTAFVDLKVVSRIKQ, encoded by the coding sequence ATGTTTTGTGGGAATTGTGGACATAAGCTGCAGGATGACTCGATCTTTTGTCCCAATTGCGGGGCAAGGGTAGACGGGGAGGAAACGCCCGTCGGCGCGGGCCAGCCGGAAAAGGCTGTTTTGCCGAAGGCGGAGAGGAAACCGGCGGCAAAGAACAAGAATAAGAAACATTCGAAAAAGCCGGTGATCGCAGCAGTGATCGCAGCGGCGCTTCTGGTGCTTGCGCTGGGAGGAGGAACGGTTTACGCAACGGCAGGACTGAGTATGCAAAAAGACCGGGCGCTGGACAAGATTAAGGACTGTGGATTCCCGGAATATGAAGAAGAGGCCAAAAGCGCGGCCGAGCAGTGGGATGGTTTGGGAATCTTGGATATAGGAGAGAAACAGGATGTGATCCAGGAGTTAAAGTCTGTGCAAAAAGATCTGGACAGCTTTATTGAAGACCAGATCAAATTCTACGAAAGTGTGGACATGTCTGAGGCGGAAGAAGCGGAAGTTTCGTCTTATGAATCAGAGATGAAGACCATCGGGCAGCTGACCAAGAGCGATGACCGGGACTATGGGGCGATCAAAGAGGCGTTTGATAAAGTGGATGACGCCGTCTACATGTACATAGAATCGGAAAATGAATTGAACGTGGAGGTACAGCAGGTGGACGCTTCCGAATTTCCGAAGGTCCGACTGTATGTGAACGTGGAAGATCCTTCTACGGGAGAAGTGCCGGAGAATCTGGACGAAGCAATGTTCTATATCCGAAAGGAAGACGCCAACGCGAAATTTGTCAGACAGACGGTGACAGAAGTGAACCAGCTGAACGAGGCGGAAGCCTTGAAGGTGGATATGGTGGCAGATGTGAGCGGAAGCATGAGCGGAAGCCCGCTGGACGAAGCGAAATCCATTATGAATAATTTTATTAATAGTGTGCAGTTTGATGCGGGAGACTTGGTAGAACTGACTTCCTTTGCCACGGGAGTCCGCCTGGAACAGGAATTCTGCGATGACCCCGCCCTTTTGACCCAGAAGGTGAACCAACTGGATACAGGAGATATGACCAGTCTGTACGATGCTCTTTACACAGCGGTAGAACGGGTGGCGGCCCAGACAGGAGCCAGATGTGTGATCGCCTTTACCGATGGAAACGACAACTACAGCAACTGTACTCAGGAAGACGTGATCCAGGTAGCCAACCGCTATCATGTGCCGGTGTTTATCATTGGTATCGGGTCCATTGATGCCTCTGAGATCAATTATATCGCGGAGCAGACGGGAGGCGCATACTACAGCGTCAATGATGTCTACTCTATGGAGAGTATTTACCAGGAGATCTATGAGATGGAGAAAGAACTCTATCTGCTGGAATTTGAGGACAGCACTGGAGCGACGGTAGATGACGAAGCGAATATCCAGGTGGGATATCACACTCAGGAATACGGCGGAGAATGTGATTACACCTATCAGCCGAATGTACTGCTGAGCGCGAAAAGCGCGGATATCTACACAGACGGGCCGGAAGCCGTGGTAGAGCAGTATCTGAAGAACTTCCCTGCCGCAGTGACCAACAGCGACTTCTCTCTGATCGCGGATTATATGAAGGCGGGGAGCGATATCTATAATGAACAGGAGAAATACGTTCAGAGAGATATCACAGAGCAATTGGATACCTATGAGCTTACAGACGTAACTTACAGCGATGAAAACAACTGTGTGATATCCACAAGAGAGACTTACTATGTACAAGTGGAAGGAAAAGCCCTGCAGCTGATGACACAAGAGTGTCAGTACGCGTTGGAGAAGACGGGAGACAAATGGGAAATGACGGCTTTCGTAGATTTGAAAGTGGTGTCCAGGATTAAACAATAG
- a CDS encoding manganese efflux pump has product MGILELFLIAVGLSMDAFAVSVCKGLAMKRCTWSKAGIVGLYFGVFQALMPAIGYLLGVQFKDVITSVDHWIAFVLLGVIGGNMVREAVKGDDSCDSSGASLDVRTMLALAVATSIDALAVGVTFAFLSVQIVPAVSFIGVTTFTISVIGVKIGNIFGTRYKSKAELAGGVILILIGCKILLEHLGIL; this is encoded by the coding sequence ATGGGAATTCTTGAGCTTTTTCTGATCGCGGTAGGTTTATCTATGGACGCCTTTGCGGTGTCCGTCTGTAAGGGCCTTGCGATGAAGCGGTGTACGTGGAGCAAGGCAGGGATCGTGGGATTGTATTTTGGTGTGTTTCAGGCGCTGATGCCGGCCATCGGGTATCTTTTGGGCGTGCAGTTTAAGGATGTGATCACATCGGTGGATCACTGGATCGCGTTTGTTTTGCTGGGGGTCATCGGAGGAAATATGGTCCGGGAAGCGGTGAAGGGAGACGACTCCTGTGATTCTTCCGGAGCTTCTCTTGACGTGCGGACTATGCTGGCTCTTGCGGTAGCCACCAGCATTGACGCCCTGGCGGTTGGAGTGACCTTTGCGTTTCTGTCTGTACAGATTGTTCCGGCGGTCAGTTTTATCGGCGTGACTACATTTACAATCTCGGTGATCGGTGTTAAAATAGGCAATATATTTGGAACCAGATACAAATCAAAAGCAGAGCTGGCAGGAGGTGTGATCCTCATACTGATCGGCTGCAAGATCCTGCTGGAACATCTGGGGATCCTGTAA
- a CDS encoding 50S ribosomal protein L11 methyltransferase: MKWNQFRLKTTTQAEDIVSSMLADLGIEGVQIEDKIPLTAQDKEQMFVDILPDIPEDDGTAYLTFYLEEEQDKGSILQQVRRELEELRAFIDVGEGRIEESVTEDVDWVNNWKQYFHQFTIDDILIIPSWEQVEEKDSGKMVIHIDPGTAFGTGMHETTQLCIRALKKYVRKGDLVLDVGCGSGILGMLALKFGAAHSVGTDLDPCAIDATHENMQANGIDGGQYEVMIGNIIDDPAVQEQVGYEKYDIVAANILADVLVPLTPVIVHQMKPGGIYITSGIIEGKENLVAHAVEEAGLELVSIEHQGEWASVVARKKGN, translated from the coding sequence ATGAAATGGAACCAGTTTCGTCTGAAAACGACTACACAGGCGGAAGATATTGTCAGCAGCATGCTGGCGGATCTTGGCATTGAAGGGGTGCAGATCGAGGATAAGATCCCTTTGACCGCCCAGGACAAAGAGCAGATGTTTGTAGATATCCTGCCGGATATTCCAGAAGACGACGGCACCGCCTATCTGACCTTTTATTTGGAGGAAGAGCAGGATAAAGGAAGCATCTTACAGCAGGTGCGCCGGGAATTGGAGGAGCTGCGCGCATTTATAGATGTGGGAGAAGGCAGGATCGAAGAGTCTGTGACGGAAGACGTAGACTGGGTGAATAACTGGAAGCAGTACTTTCATCAATTTACCATTGATGATATCCTGATCATTCCTTCCTGGGAGCAGGTAGAAGAAAAGGACAGCGGGAAAATGGTCATCCACATTGATCCGGGAACTGCCTTTGGGACAGGTATGCATGAGACGACCCAGCTATGCATCCGGGCCTTGAAGAAATATGTCCGCAAAGGAGACCTGGTGCTGGATGTGGGATGCGGCAGCGGGATCTTAGGGATGCTGGCGCTGAAATTTGGAGCGGCCCACAGTGTGGGCACGGACCTGGATCCCTGCGCCATTGACGCCACCCATGAAAATATGCAGGCAAACGGCATTGATGGGGGCCAGTATGAAGTGATGATCGGCAATATCATTGACGACCCGGCCGTCCAGGAGCAGGTGGGATATGAAAAATATGATATTGTGGCGGCCAATATCCTGGCGGATGTGCTGGTTCCGCTGACGCCAGTGATCGTCCATCAGATGAAACCAGGCGGCATCTATATCACCAGCGGCATCATTGAAGGAAAAGAAAACTTGGTGGCCCATGCGGTGGAAGAGGCGGGACTGGAGCTTGTCAGCATTGAGCACCAGGGCGAGTGGGCTTCTGTGGTAGCAAGGAAGAAGGGAAACTAG
- a CDS encoding 16S rRNA (uracil(1498)-N(3))-methyltransferase, producing the protein MQHFFVPPSQVGEGGIRVEGPDVNHMKNVLRMRPGEELMVSDGDNRKYRCAVERYEEGAAYLKILEEEMADTELPSKIYLFQGLPKQEKMEWIVQKSVELGVCQVVPVLVRRCVVKLDEKKAQKKVSRWQQIAESAAKQAGRGYIPKVEQVLPYQEALKMADGLDVLLIPYELERDVEGSKEIIQAIRPGQSVGIFIGPEGGFEKEEVEAAIAAGATPISLGRRILRTETAGLTALSLLMFHLEA; encoded by the coding sequence ATGCAGCATTTTTTTGTACCGCCCTCTCAGGTAGGAGAAGGCGGGATCCGGGTTGAGGGACCGGATGTGAATCATATGAAAAATGTCCTGCGGATGCGTCCGGGAGAGGAACTGATGGTCAGTGACGGCGACAACCGGAAATACCGCTGCGCGGTAGAACGGTATGAGGAAGGCGCCGCTTATCTTAAGATCCTGGAGGAAGAAATGGCAGATACTGAACTTCCCTCTAAGATTTATCTTTTTCAGGGGCTGCCCAAACAGGAGAAGATGGAGTGGATCGTCCAGAAGTCGGTGGAACTTGGCGTCTGCCAGGTGGTTCCGGTGCTGGTCCGCCGCTGTGTGGTGAAGCTGGACGAAAAGAAGGCGCAGAAGAAGGTAAGCCGCTGGCAGCAGATTGCTGAAAGTGCGGCAAAGCAGGCGGGAAGGGGTTATATTCCCAAGGTAGAGCAGGTTCTGCCGTATCAGGAAGCACTGAAAATGGCAGACGGGCTGGATGTACTGCTGATCCCCTACGAGTTGGAGCGAGACGTGGAAGGGTCAAAGGAAATCATCCAGGCGATCCGGCCGGGCCAGTCGGTAGGCATCTTCATTGGCCCGGAGGGCGGATTTGAGAAAGAAGAAGTGGAAGCCGCCATTGCGGCAGGCGCCACGCCGATTTCTCTGGGCAGGCGCATCCTGCGCACAGAGACGGCAGGGCTGACGGCTTTATCGTTGTTGATGTTCCACTTGGAAGCGTAA
- a CDS encoding cysteine desulfurase, with amino-acid sequence MKEVYLDNSATTKAYDSVGDLVRKVLCEDYGNPSSMHAKGVAAEHYIKEAKETLAKLLKVQEKEIYFTSGGTESDNLAIMGAARANRRRGNHLITSAIEHPAVINTMRHLEEEGYRITFLPVDRYGRIRLDALKEALCDETILVSVMYVNNEVGSVQPIAEAASMVKAYNKEILFHVDAVQGFGKYRIYPKKLNVDMCAVSGHKIHGPKGTGALYVGSHVKIQPILFGGEQQKNVRSGTENVPGIAGLSLAARTIYQDLDKKVAAMRELKERFIQGVQKIENTTIHGLYDETSAPHIISVGFAGIRSEVLLHALEEKGIYVSSGSACASNHPQVSGVLKGIGAEQEYLDATLRFSLSEFTTQEEIDYTLDTLYNIVPVLRKYTRH; translated from the coding sequence ATGAAAGAAGTATATTTGGATAATTCCGCCACAACCAAAGCCTACGACAGCGTGGGAGACCTAGTGCGCAAAGTACTGTGTGAGGATTATGGGAACCCCTCATCCATGCATGCCAAAGGCGTGGCGGCGGAACACTATATAAAAGAAGCCAAAGAGACATTGGCAAAGCTTTTAAAAGTACAGGAGAAAGAAATCTATTTTACCTCCGGCGGAACCGAAAGTGATAACCTGGCGATCATGGGGGCGGCAAGAGCCAATCGGCGCAGGGGGAATCACCTGATCACCTCAGCGATCGAGCATCCGGCTGTGATCAATACTATGCGGCATCTGGAGGAAGAAGGGTATAGGATCACCTTCCTTCCGGTGGACCGGTACGGGAGGATTCGGCTGGATGCTTTGAAAGAAGCCCTTTGTGACGAGACTATCCTGGTTTCTGTCATGTATGTAAATAATGAGGTGGGATCCGTGCAGCCCATTGCTGAAGCGGCCAGTATGGTGAAGGCATATAATAAGGAGATCTTGTTCCATGTGGATGCGGTGCAGGGATTTGGCAAATACCGGATTTATCCAAAGAAATTAAATGTGGATATGTGCGCCGTCAGCGGCCATAAGATCCATGGGCCGAAAGGCACGGGCGCTCTCTATGTGGGAAGCCATGTGAAGATCCAGCCCATTTTATTTGGGGGAGAGCAGCAGAAAAATGTCCGGTCAGGCACGGAAAATGTCCCGGGCATTGCGGGACTGTCCCTGGCGGCGCGGACTATTTACCAGGACCTGGATAAGAAAGTAGCGGCTATGCGGGAATTGAAAGAGCGGTTTATCCAAGGCGTGCAAAAGATCGAGAATACCACGATCCACGGTCTGTATGATGAAACGTCGGCGCCTCATATCATCAGTGTTGGGTTTGCCGGGATCCGCAGCGAGGTATTGCTCCATGCGCTGGAAGAAAAAGGAATCTACGTATCTTCTGGGTCCGCGTGCGCTTCCAATCATCCCCAGGTCAGCGGGGTGTTAAAGGGCATCGGCGCGGAACAGGAATATCTGGATGCTACTTTGCGGTTCAGTTTGTCTGAGTTTACGACCCAGGAAGAGATTGACTATACTTTGGATACGCTCTATAATATAGTACCAGTACTTCGGAAATATACCCGGCATTAG
- the thiI gene encoding tRNA 4-thiouridine(8) synthase ThiI, whose product MRFHTFLLKYGEIGIKGKNRYLFEDALVRRVKKALEDVDGTFQVYKSQARIYVDCGEEYDYEEAVEHLKRVFGLVGICPVVRMEDRGFDQLKKDVVAYMDEVYPDKDLTFKVEARRAKKTYPKTSMEINCDLGEAILEAFPQTRVDVHRPDVMLHVEIRNEIYVYSQIIPGAGGMPVGTNGKATLLLSGGIDSPVAGYMIAKRGVEIEAVYFHAPPYTSERAKEKVVDLAKLVARYAGPIKLYVVNFTDIQLYIYDQCPHDELTIIMRRYMMRIAEHFAKQDGCLGLITGESIGQVASQTMQSLAATNDVCTLPVYRPLIGYDKREIVEIAEKIDTFETSIQPYEDCCTIFVAKHPVTKPNVEVIRRSEERLKEKIEELVQKAVDTVQIIEAE is encoded by the coding sequence ATGAGATTTCATACATTTTTATTAAAATACGGAGAGATCGGGATCAAAGGGAAAAATCGGTATCTTTTTGAAGATGCCCTGGTGCGCCGGGTGAAAAAGGCGCTGGAGGATGTGGACGGAACGTTCCAGGTCTATAAATCCCAGGCAAGGATTTATGTGGACTGCGGGGAAGAGTATGACTATGAGGAAGCGGTAGAGCATTTAAAGAGAGTATTTGGCTTGGTTGGAATCTGTCCGGTAGTCCGCATGGAGGATCGGGGCTTTGATCAGCTGAAAAAAGATGTAGTAGCCTATATGGATGAAGTGTATCCAGATAAGGATCTGACTTTCAAGGTGGAAGCCCGGCGGGCTAAGAAAACCTATCCAAAGACTTCTATGGAGATCAACTGTGATCTGGGAGAGGCCATTCTTGAGGCGTTTCCGCAGACCAGAGTAGATGTGCACCGCCCAGATGTAATGCTCCATGTGGAAATTCGGAATGAAATCTATGTGTATTCTCAGATCATACCGGGAGCAGGCGGGATGCCGGTGGGTACCAACGGGAAAGCGACCCTTCTTCTGTCCGGCGGCATCGACAGCCCGGTTGCGGGATATATGATCGCCAAGCGGGGCGTTGAGATCGAGGCGGTTTACTTCCATGCGCCGCCGTATACCAGCGAACGGGCTAAGGAGAAGGTGGTGGATCTGGCAAAACTAGTAGCCAGATACGCAGGACCGATCAAGCTTTATGTGGTAAACTTTACAGATATCCAGCTGTACATTTATGACCAGTGCCCGCATGACGAGCTGACGATCATCATGCGCAGATATATGATGCGGATCGCGGAACATTTTGCCAAACAAGACGGCTGCCTGGGGCTGATCACCGGGGAGAGTATCGGGCAGGTAGCCAGCCAGACCATGCAGAGCCTGGCGGCTACCAACGATGTTTGTACACTGCCGGTATACCGGCCGCTGATCGGTTATGACAAGCGGGAAATCGTGGAGATCGCGGAGAAGATCGATACTTTTGAGACCTCCATCCAGCCCTATGAAGACTGCTGCACTATTTTTGTGGCAAAACATCCTGTGACAAAACCCAATGTGGAAGTGATCCGGCGTTCGGAAGAGCGGCTGAAGGAGAAAATTGAAGAGCTTGTCCAGAAAGCGGTGGATACAGTCCAGATCATTGAGGCGGAATAA